The window CGAGCGCCGCGTTCGCCGAGCGCGACAGGAACGGCGCGACGCTCTCGCTGGGCAAGGGGAAGCGCTCGTTGCTCTCTCCCACCACGTCGGGCGTGAGCAGCGAAGGCAACACCACGTCGGCCTCGACGCCCGCGTGCTGCGTCGATGCGCCGCCAGGGCGGAAGAACATCGCGGTCGTGACCTTCAGCGCGTCGCCTTCGCGACGCGGAAGCATCGTCTGCACCGTGCCCTTCCCGAACGTCGCGGCGTCGCCGACGATCACCGCGCGGCGATAGTCCTTGAGCGCGCCCGCGACGATTTCCGACGCCGAGGCCGAGACGCGCGAGGTGAGCACGACGAGCGGGCCTACCCACGCGATGCCGCCCTCGGGATCGTCGAGCGGAAGGGTTTTGAAGCCCTCGCGCACGCCCACGATGCCGCCGTCGTGGATGAAGAAGCCGGCGATGCGCACCGCGTCCTCGAGCAGGCCGCCGCCGTTGAACGCGAGATCGAGCACGAGGCCGTCGGCCTGCTCACGGCGCGCCTGCTCGAGGAGACGCCGCACGTCGCGCGACGCGAGCCGCTCCAACGGATTGCGCGGGTCGCCGCCGCCGTAGAAGCCGGGCAGCGTCAGCACGCCGAGCTTCAGCTCGCGCGTACCGACGGTCTCCTCGCGGAACTCGAGCTTCGCGGCCTGCTCTTCGAGGTCGATCTTCGCGCGCACGATCTCGATCTGGAAGCGCTTCGGCGGCGAGCCGTCGCGCTGCACGAGCAGGCGCACCTTCGTGCCTTTCGGCCCGCGGATCAGGCGCACGATGTCGTCGAGGTCCATCTCGGCCACGTCGACGTAGTCGCCCTTCTCCTGCGCGACTTCGAGGATCTGATCGCCCTTGATCAGCGAGCCCTCGAGCTTCGCGGCGCTGCCGGGCATCACCTCCTCGACGACGGCGACGCCTTCCTTGTCGCGCAGCTGAACGCCGATGCCTTCGAGCGAGAGACGCATCTGAATCTGGAAGTCGTCGTTGGCGCGCGGCGGGAGGTAGTTCGAGTGCGGGTCGAGCGCGCTCGCGAACGCGTCGAGCCAGCCGCCGAGCAGCTCCGTGTACTCGATCTCGCGCACGCGCTTGGTGCGGAGCTCGTAGCGCTTGATCAGGCGCTGCTTGGCTTCCTCGCGCGTGCGGCCGTCGTTCTCGAGGCCCGACATCTGGAAGTACACAGCGGCGCGCAGCTCGCGCACGCGGTCGGCCTCGGTCTTCGGCCAGCCGCGCTCGTCCGGATCGAGCACGATCTCGGCGTTCGGGTCGATCGCGAAGCTCGGGCTCGATACGAAAGCGCGCACTTCGTCTTCGAAGCGCTTGGTGCGCGCGACGAGGTCCGTGTGCAGCGCGCGCAGCTGCGTGCAGTTGCCGTTGCGGATGTCGCGGG of the Deltaproteobacteria bacterium genome contains:
- a CDS encoding carboxy terminal-processing peptidase, whose translation is MRHALVLAFGAFALASAVQAEIACSDVNDLERQFLRAHISSRSTIDGELDRRTAQLYIERIDGQKLLFLAPEAKRLQEQLTRAARDIRNGNCTQLRALHTDLVARTKRFEDEVRAFVSSPSFAIDPNAEIVLDPDERGWPKTEADRVRELRAAVYFQMSGLENDGRTREEAKQRLIKRYELRTKRVREIEYTELLGGWLDAFASALDPHSNYLPPRANDDFQIQMRLSLEGIGVQLRDKEGVAVVEEVMPGSAAKLEGSLIKGDQILEVAQEKGDYVDVAEMDLDDIVRLIRGPKGTKVRLLVQRDGSPPKRFQIEIVRAKIDLEEQAAKLEFREETVGTRELKLGVLTLPGFYGGGDPRNPLERLASRDVRRLLEQARREQADGLVLDLAFNGGGLLEDAVRIAGFFIHDGGIVGVREGFKTLPLDDPEGGIAWVGPLVVLTSRVSASASEIVAGALKDYRRAVIVGDAATFGKGTVQTMLPRREGDALKVTTAMFFRPGGASTQHAGVEADVVLPSLLTPDVVGESNERFPLPSESVAPFLSRSANAALGRARWEPVTDKTIAELSRRSALRVSREPGYEKIREELAERAADAGKLKLATMIQRREKEEAEAEARKKEEAAAAPNPVPPVAKATPGGAPAPGRTAAVAPVAPRPSLTGDDESEEPKRPDLDEAVRVLADLVTLQPPRS